From a region of the Helianthus annuus cultivar XRQ/B chromosome 5, HanXRQr2.0-SUNRISE, whole genome shotgun sequence genome:
- the LOC110938631 gene encoding uncharacterized protein LOC110938631 isoform X1, with protein MHGSPRFPIRYLIMNHLWICRNKYGRDIVPYCRIITGLMKQQKAITSEDRGATKRHQPFTLDKLGIGWSYTQSERYHKLKSEGQRWRALKLGARDLLPGEPDEPESDEEVVPSGDEDYADEPHGGENVGQGGYGRGYGGMFYDYTQQSYVPGWAYEGTMQEVIENQRPPASVFDTWSGAERTLYDQNTRWKRIIGIMTTKRGECTLIIMPGGRWLWIHNIWIMRLYHRMMVVFRIQPRRSTTHNGLTQGNKKEHNNNKEEVVVAAHLHLENGTT; from the coding sequence ATGCATGGGTCTCCGCGTTTTCCGATACGCTATCTGATCATGAACCACTTATGGATCTGCCGGAATAAGTATGGAAGAGACATCGTCCCGTATTGTCGAATAATTACGGGGTTAATGAAACAACAAAAGGCGATAACATCTGAAGATCGAGGAGCAACAAAAAGGCATCAGCCTTTTACATTGGATAAGTTGGGGATTGGGTGGTCATATACACAATCGGAGCGTTATCACAAGTTAAAGTCGGAAGGGCAAAGGTGGAGGGCACTAAAGTTGGGTGCCCGAGATTTGTTACCGGGTGAGCCGGACGAGccagaaagtgatgaagaagtaGTTCCAAGTGGAGACGAAGACTATGCGGACGAGCCGCATGGTGGTGAAAATGTTGGTCAAGGGGGTTATGGTAGAGGTTATGGCGGCATGTTCTATGATTATACGCAGCAATCTTATGTGCCGGGATGGGCTTATGAAGGCACAATGCAAGAAGTGATTGAGAATCAACGGCCTCCGGCATCCGTGTTTGATACGTGGTCGGGGGCGGAGAGGACGTTGTATGATCAAAACACGAGGTGGAAACGAATAATCGGTATTATGACGACCAAGAGAGGAGAATGCACGCTGATTATCATGCCGGGCGGCCGgtggttgtggatccacaacatTTGGATTATGCGTCTCTACCACCGTATGATGGTAGTGTTTCGTATCCAACCCCGCCGATCCACCACTCATAATGGATTGACCCAAGGCAACAAGAAGGAGCACAATAACAACAAGGAGGAAGTAGTAGTAGCGGCTCATTTGCATTTGGAGAATGGAACGACATGA
- the LOC110940159 gene encoding copper transporter 5.1 — translation MMHMTFYWSNNLTLFINSWATNSWFSYFLTLTILFLFSIFSQFMEDHRLRLRLLTSSTTAAVAIEKAPLLYSNFFSGGGRGARFVGSVLFGINSGINYLLMLAVMSFNGGVFVAIVVGLAVGYWLFRCSDDEQIMLLDDGCACC, via the coding sequence ATGATGCACATGACCTTCTACTGGAGCAACAACCTCACTCTATTCATCAACTCATGGGCCACCAACTCATGGTTCAGTTACTTCCTCACCTTAACAATATTATTCCTCTTCTCCATCTTCTCTCAGTTTATGGAGGATCACCGTCTCCGGCTTCGCCTCCTCACCTCCTCAACCACTGCGGCTGTGGCCATCGAAAAAGCACCACTGCTTTACTCCAACTTCTTCTCGGGCGGTGGTAGGGGAGCAAGATTTGTTGGATCAGTACTCTTTGGGATAAACTCTGGGATCAATTACTTGTTGATGCTTGCGGTTATGTCGTTTAATGGTGGTGTGTTTGTGGCGATTGTCGTTGGATTGGCGGTCGGGTATTGGTTGTTTAGGTGTTCTGATGATGAACAAATCATGCTTCTTGATGATGGTTGTGCTTGTTGTTGA
- the LOC110938631 gene encoding uncharacterized protein LOC110938631 isoform X2, producing MVKTKEKAGSSSPSSKGKGKQVEQQPRKRQYLGRVDESESEEEIELDPTEKPIWNSGPLDDQAEEWQPTLYHDSMNKLKNKAAAFICEREVNEVQFGQFGVFDKFRALGWEGALSCYDKDKSNLFMTEIQEWVATLKVNQYDRPSQMKLTGIVNGIPVEMSFTTLKKLGKYDSLPASDYMIPTLDDLLIKPEKHVRWNDMLAAIFLVFYLVNIVVFYTGRI from the coding sequence ATGGTTAAGACGAAAGAAAAAGCGGGATCTAGTTCGCCATCATCGAAAGGGAAAGGCAAACAAGTAGAACAACAACCGCGAAAGAGACAATATTTGGGCCGAGTGGATGAAAGTGAAAGTGAGGAAGAGATAGAGTTGGACCCGACTGAAAAGCCGATATGGAATTCGGGTCCATTAGATGATCAAGCCGAGGAGTGGCAACCGACACTCTACCATGACAGCATGAATAAGTTGAAGAACAAGGCTGCTGCATTCATTTGTGAAAGAGAAGTTAATGAGGTTCAATTTGGCCAGTTCGGGGTGTTTGATAAATTTCGCGCTCTAGGTTGGGAGGGGGCGCTTAGTTGTTATGATAAAGATAAAAGCAACCTGTTTATGACCGAAATTCAAGAGTGGGTGGCAACTCTTAAGGTTAACCAATATGACAGGCCATCGCAAATGAAGCTAACGGGTATTGTGAATGGAATTCCAGTGGAGATGTCTTTTACCACATTGAAGAAATTGGGAAAATACGACAGTCTACCGGCTAGTGATTATATGATACCGACTCTTGATGACCTCTTGATTAAACCGGAGAAACATGTTCGATGGAATGATATGTTGGCAgcaatatttttagttttttaccTGGTAAATATAGTGGTATTCTATACTGGAAGAATTTAA